DNA from Paraburkholderia sp. BL10I2N1:
GGTTGCGCAGCCATGGTGTCGACGGCGGCAGCAGCACGGCAAACGCAATGGACCCCACCAGCAGCGACAGGATCAACGCCAGTGCGTCGTTCATGAAGCTGGTGGGATCGTAGACGATCAGGTTGTCGGGGCCCGCCAGAAAGCTGAAGAAGATGCAGTAACCCATGCCATAGCCCGCCAGCTTCGGCCGTGTCGTCATGAACACGCCGATCAGGAGGGCGGGTGTGAGCGCGAGGGCAAGCAGCGGAAAGCCGGTGATGTGCGGGTAGATGCCGAAGGTCACGATCATCCCGACGAGCGAAGCCAGTAAGGTACCGCCTGCCATCTGGAACGCGGTGCGCATCGGATAGGGCGACGACGACGCCAGCGCGCAGACCGTCGCGGCATTGAGCGCCAGTGTTGAACCGCTCGGCCACGCCGTGGCGATCCAGAACGCGCCGACCGCCAACATCACGATGGTCGCGCGCAGGCCGGCAACGCCCGCCGCGATCGGATTCGTCTTCGGCTCGTAGCGCTCGATCCAGCGTTCACGCTCGTGCGTGTCGACGGCGAGCGAGGCATAGGTCGCGGCGTACGCGTGCAGATCGTCGACGAAGCGATACAGCAGTTCGGCGGCGGTGTCGAAGTCGAGCAGAGGCACATCCGGTTGCAGTTCGAGCCCGGCGCGCGTTTCACGCACACGCCCCGGCAACCCGGCCTTGTACGCTTCGAGTTGCGCGGCGGCGTGCGTGGCATCGGCGGCGCTCAAGACGGGTTCACCCGCGCTCGACTTCGCGAGCAGCGGCGCGATCTCCCTGAAATACGGCTCCAGTGCTGCGACCGTGACGGTCGCGCCGCTTTCGTGAAGCCGGTTCATCAGTTGATGCAAGGCGTGAAAGCGCGTTGACGCGGTCATGAACTCGCTGTTCAGACGCGACAGGCGGCCGCTTCTCATCCGCGAGAAGGGCGTCTCGAAGACCGCGACGCTGCGGGTCGTCTCGAAGCCGACGATGTCCGCCACAAAGCGTGCATTGGTTGCATCGATCTGCTCGCGCGGCACGCGGCCCGACAACGAAGATGACACGTGTTCGACGAACGCGCTGAAGCGCGCGCGCACGGTGGAGCGCATCTGCTCGCCCGCATGCTCCGGAAACACCAGCGCGCTAGCCGCGCCGGAGCAGACGATGCCGAGCGAAACCTCGGCCACCCGCGTGAGCGCGGACAGGAACGCGCCGTCCGGATGTTGCGATGCCGGGATGCCGATCAGCGCTGCCGTGTAGCCTGCCAGCACGAAGCCGTACGAGCGGAAATTGCGGTTGCGCGCGGCGCCGGCCGTGCAGATGCCGACCCACAACGCGGTCGAGATCATGAATAGCTCGGGCTGTTGCGAGAACAGCCCGAGCAGCGCGAGCATGACCACCAGACCGATCAGTGTGCCGCAGATCCGGTAGAAGCTCTTGGCGAGCACCATCCCGCTTTGTGGCTGCATGACGACGAACACGGTGGTCATCGCGGTGCGCGGCTGCGGCAGATCGAGCTTCATCGCGACGAAAAGCGCAAGCAGTGCGGCCGCGATCGCCTTGAACATGTAGATCCATGTGCGGCCGTCGGTGCGTGCCCATCCGGCGGCCGCAGCATAAATGCTGGCGAACGACGTCTGCAGACGCGGGGCGGAGGAGGGGGACGCGGACATGGCCGGCTCCGCGCTTACTTCTGCACCGCCACGCCAGCCGGCGCGGTAGCGATGGATGTGGACGACACGGTGGGCGTGCCGCCAGCGCCTGCAGTACCGCGAGCCATACCGCTCGCGTCAGTGAC
Protein-coding regions in this window:
- a CDS encoding FUSC family protein encodes the protein MSASPSSAPRLQTSFASIYAAAAGWARTDGRTWIYMFKAIAAALLALFVAMKLDLPQPRTAMTTVFVVMQPQSGMVLAKSFYRICGTLIGLVVMLALLGLFSQQPELFMISTALWVGICTAGAARNRNFRSYGFVLAGYTAALIGIPASQHPDGAFLSALTRVAEVSLGIVCSGAASALVFPEHAGEQMRSTVRARFSAFVEHVSSSLSGRVPREQIDATNARFVADIVGFETTRSVAVFETPFSRMRSGRLSRLNSEFMTASTRFHALHQLMNRLHESGATVTVAALEPYFREIAPLLAKSSAGEPVLSAADATHAAAQLEAYKAGLPGRVRETRAGLELQPDVPLLDFDTAAELLYRFVDDLHAYAATYASLAVDTHERERWIERYEPKTNPIAAGVAGLRATIVMLAVGAFWIATAWPSGSTLALNAATVCALASSSPYPMRTAFQMAGGTLLASLVGMIVTFGIYPHITGFPLLALALTPALLIGVFMTTRPKLAGYGMGYCIFFSFLAGPDNLIVYDPTSFMNDALALILSLLVGSIAFAVLLPPSTPWLRNRLFNDLRRQVVLTCHGRLSRLRSRFESGARDLTFQINALAEGEPALKLNTLRWLFAVLEVGNAVIDLRKEIATLPADARYADSMPWRVAIRRMRDTLAKLFHNPDANRHVAALAATADAIAATQQVLATFTPPREERRQLQRILSHLHFIRTALLDPQSPLEELVGARRDAREGDHHAT